The Pelagibacterium halotolerans B2 nucleotide sequence GGCACGGGGTCGCCGATTTTGTCGAGTGGTGCCGCGAAAAGGCGCCGCTCGAAGAATGGCACTTCCCCGAAGAGCACCTGACCGATCTGACCATGGCGCTGACCGCCGCCGAGGTGACCCGCGAAAAGCTGTTCCTGCGCATCCACGACGAAATCCCCTATCAGGCGACCGTCGAGACCGAGAGCTTCAAGATCCAGAAGGACGGCTCCTACCGCATCGAGCAGGTGATCTACGTCACCCGCGACACCCACAAGATGATCGTGCTGGGCGCCAAGGGGCAGACCATCAAGACCATCGGCGCCGAGGCGCGCAAGGAACTGATCGAGATGTTCGAAACCGACGTGCATCTGTTCCTGTTCGTCAAGGTGCGCGCCAACTGGGCCGACGATCCCGAGCGGTATCGCGAGATGGGGCTGGATTGGACGAAGTAAGGCTTGGTTTGACACGGTGCACACCATGCCCGCCAAATCAACCGCCGTCATCCCGGGCTCGACCCGGAACCCAGTAACCGGCAGCGCTTGCGGCTCTGCATTGGGTGCTGAATGTACCGAACCCCGGCTCGATGGCCGGGGTGACAGAGGGCGAGGCAGTGTGGCTGCCCAACCAACCGGTGTCACCCCGGGATTTATTCCCGGGGTCCAGAAGCCACAAGCGACAACGCTTCGATTGAGATGATCTGCCATGGAATGGTCCTCTGAGGGTCTTATCATCGGTGTCAGGCGGCACGGCGAGTCTGCTGTGATCCTCGAGGCCATGGTGCCGGGCCGGGGGCGCTGCCTGGGTCTGGTGCGGGGCGGGCGCTCGCCCAGGCACGCGGCGTTCCTTCAAGCGGGAAATTCAGCCCAGCTTACATGGCGGGCCCGGCTCGAAGACCATCTGGGCACGTTTACCGCCGAAGCGACCCGGCTGCGTGCCGCAGAAATCCTCGCTGACCGGCAAAAGCTCTATCTGGTCCAACTGCTCGCCGACCATCTGCGCCTGCTGCCTGAACGTGACCCGCATGACGAATTGCTGCGCGGCGTCATTTCGCTGATCGATGACGATTGGCACCCGCTCGATCTCGCGGCCGAACTGGCGAGGTTCGAGATGTACCTGCTCGAGGAACTGGGCTTCGGGCTCGATCTGGAAACCTGCGCGGTAACCGGCGTGCACGAAAACCTCACCCATATTTCCCCCAGGACGGGCAGGGCGGTTTGCGCCGAGGCCGCGGCCCCTTACACCGACCGGCTTTTCGCCCTGCCGGGGTTTCTGTCCGGTGCCTCGGAACCTTCGTCCGAAGACATAAAACCCGCGTTCGCGCTGACCGGCTATT carries:
- the recO gene encoding DNA repair protein RecO; translated protein: MEWSSEGLIIGVRRHGESAVILEAMVPGRGRCLGLVRGGRSPRHAAFLQAGNSAQLTWRARLEDHLGTFTAEATRLRAAEILADRQKLYLVQLLADHLRLLPERDPHDELLRGVISLIDDDWHPLDLAAELARFEMYLLEELGFGLDLETCAVTGVHENLTHISPRTGRAVCAEAAAPYTDRLFALPGFLSGASEPSSEDIKPAFALTGYFLDRHVWSARQIEQPSTREWLIAHLASAGQ